From one Lycorma delicatula isolate Av1 chromosome 2, ASM4794821v1, whole genome shotgun sequence genomic stretch:
- the LOC142319806 gene encoding LOW QUALITY PROTEIN: succinyl-CoA:glutarate CoA-transferase (The sequence of the model RefSeq protein was modified relative to this genomic sequence to represent the inferred CDS: inserted 4 bases in 4 codons; substituted 5 bases at 5 genomic stop codons) — protein sequence MLFLDINSEGIKLLDLTXIVMGLYYTMLLGDIGAKVIKIEQPKVCDECKRXGPLLDDSNDSCYFVSLNQSKKSICVNLTSSSGIKVVXDLPEKCDILVEKYVPGKLDSLGLGFNELRNVALHLIYCTITGYGXKSSYKSRPGXDAXLVXLVVLYVTGLKKVDLCKTCLAMTDITTGLYAYXLLYHKDRKTGTRPKIDRNLLSTQISFVTNVDDLNDLNLNLDTQHFGTKHRSILPQETFSTPDSXLTVGAGSNDQFSKLCKILSLDDLIFDERFINSTVRVKN from the exons ATGTTGTTCCTTGATATT aattcaGAAGGAATTAAGCTTTTAGATTTAACATAAATTGTTATGGGACTTTATTATACTATGTTATTGGGTGATATTGGtgctaaagttataaaaattgagcAACCAAAAGTCTGTGATGAGTGTAAAAGGTGAGGTCCACTTTTAGATGATTCAAATGATAGTTGCTATTTCGTTTCATTAAATCAAAGTAAGAAAAGCATTTGTGTTAATTTAACATCATCATCTGGTATAAAAGTTG AAGATTTGCCAGAAAAATGTGACATTCTTGTTGAAAAGTATGTACCTGGGAAATTAGATAGTTTGGGTTTAGGATTTAATGAACTAAGAAATGTTGCTCTACatcttatttattgtactattacTGGTTATG caaaaagttcttataaatcaAGACCAGGATAGGATGCATAGCTGGTTTAATTGGTGGTATTATATGTAACTGGACTGAAAAAAGTTGATCTGTGTAAAACTTGTCTAGCTATGACAGATATTACTACTGGACTATATGCAT GACTGCTTTACCACAAAGACAGAAAAACTGGTACTAGACCAAAGATTGATCGCAATCTTTTATCAACTCAGATTTCTTTTGTGACCAATGTTGATGatttgaatgatttaaatttaaatctggaTACTCAGCATTTTGGAACTAAACATCGTAGCATATTGCCACAAGAGACATTTAGCACACCTGATA TTTTAACCGTTGGAGCAGGGAGTAATGATCAGTTTTCTAAACTTTGTAAGATTTTATCTCTAGATGATCTTATTTTTGATGAAAGATTTATCAACAGCACTGTAAgggtaaaaaattga